In one Triplophysa dalaica isolate WHDGS20190420 chromosome 9, ASM1584641v1, whole genome shotgun sequence genomic region, the following are encoded:
- the LOC130429091 gene encoding zona pellucida-like domain-containing protein 1, translating into MMLYLCLCALAVFLHSVYSYNCSAHYKRVPDNGDLTVHCGTNMILLEVNLCTAEWAGFDPNGLALNGERNNSQCMGNIDTIVNPPVIRYQLPVNHSQENPCRQSLQIVDEVPSRTGPFSMFSSIQSVIITGFIDTPSSAEGFISYSTDLYYHFSCRYPLEYLLNNTQIVASSVSVATSDNNGTFIDTLSMSVYNSTDFTYPLVVPPSGLQLRSKVYVEVKANNLTGNFHLLLDYCFATPSPYNQTNTRRHNFFTGCGIENRTNVLLNGRSKYSRFSFEAFRFVEHRDQEKSTIYLHCILRLCEPNKCQELLDSCITNRTRRRRAPEPFGSQAKDSATVSVGPLYTEAQNNLPSPSPYESGGSEPLSRNNVNMAGVVVGVMFATGGAVVLVMAGWFVLKKFYWAGSLPQTFH; encoded by the exons ATGATGCTGTATCTCTGCCTCTGTGCGCTGGCTGTTTTCCTGCATTCAGTTTACTCTTATAACTGCTCAGCGCATTACAAAAGAGTTCCAG ATAATGGTGACCTGACGGTACACTGTGGCACTAATATGATCTTACTGGAGGTGAACCTGTGCACCGCTGAATGGGCGGGCTTCGATCCCAATGGACTGGCCTTGAATGGTGAACGCAATAACAGCCAGTGCATGGGCAACATTGACACCATTGTGAACCCACCTGTCATTCGCTACCAGCTGCCTGTCAATCACAGTCAGGAGAATCCATGTAGACAATCTCTGCAG ATTGTGGACGAGGTACCCAGCCGCACCGGGCCGTTCAGCATGTTCTCCAGCATTCAGTCCGTCATTATCACCGGCTTCATTGATACGCCCAGCTCTGCAGAAGGCTTCATTAGTTACTCCACAGACCTTTACTACCATTTCTCCTGTCGGTACCCGCTGGAATATCTCCTCAACAACACTCAGATTGTAGC GTCTTCGGTTTCAGTGGCTACAAGTGACAACAATGGAACTTTTATTGACACTCTCAGTATGAGTGTCTACAAT AGCACAGATTTTACCTACCCACTAGTGGTTCCACCATCAGGGCTACAACTACGCTCTAAAGTCTATGTTGAAGTTAAAGCAAACAATCTCACTGGAAa TTTTCATCTTCTGCTGGACTACTGCTTTGCAACCCCTTCACCTTATAATCAAACCAACACCAGACGGCATAACTTTTTCACCGG TTGTGGTATAGAGAACCGGACAAATGTCCTTCTTAATGGCCGTTCCAAGTACTCCAGATTTTCTTTTGAAGCGTTTCGTTTTGTGGAACACCGTGATCAAGAAAAGTCCACTATATATCTGCACTGTATACTCCGGCTTTGTGAGCCAAATAAGTGCCAAGAGCTCCTTGAT TCTTGCATCACTAATAGAACTCGAAGGCGAAGGGCACCAGAACCTTTTGGATCGCAAGCAAAAGATTCTGCCACAGTGTCTGTGGGTCCTCTGTATACTGAAGCCC AGAATAACCTTCCATCTCCATCTCCCTATG AATCTGGAGGCAGTGAGCCATTGAGTAGGAACAATGTAAACATGGCCGGAGTCGTGGTGGGGGTCATGTTTGCCACCGGTGGTGCTGTGGTGCTGGTTATGGCTGGATGGTTTGTGCTGAAGAAGTTTTACTGGGCTGGTAGTCTGCCTCAAACTTTCCATTAA
- the zgc:162608 gene encoding apolipoprotein A-IV isoform X2: MMYLHIVILALTFASTTALPLHHDSSQEASWSLQKDNQATDKKDFAKEPNGMWKNHVVSSDLYSQDSSNPMAAELRYKLSMESERLRALLKQELAELRQRLSPYPSHPKHTLANVREFLAPFTKQLQTALQSNTQELCDKLNLNLQDLNPDEAALYQEVVQRITLALDESHQKRTAAFENFKTKAFEAVEEQGDSSGKELWEEVTARLGQEVCTFSLDIQGKVAALKIALAGHLTSAQPPRDVMTSKVDQFCQISSVHNQQFISNLDQHIITLQENVGNGEPSAFHQTNIESIQEDFSSRLSALLQDIVHTLN, from the exons ATGATGTATCTACACATTGTAATATTGGCTTTGACCTTTGCTTCTACAACAG CGCTTCCACTTCATCACGATAGCAGCCAAGAAGCATCATGGAGTTTACAGAAAGACAACCAAGCCACTGACAAGAAAGATTTCGCCAAAGAACCAAA TGGAATGTGGAAGAACCATGTGGTAAGCAGTGACCTTTACTCCCAGGACTCCTCCAACCCCATGGCTGCTGAGCTCAGGTATAAACTGAGCATGGAGTCCGAAAGATTACGAGCCCTTCTGAAGCAGGAGCTCGCCGAGCTGAGACAGAGGCTTTCTCCTTACCCCAGCCACCCGAAACACACCTTGGCCAACGTCAGAGAGTTCCTAGCTCCATTCACAAAGCAGCTCCAGACCGCCCTCCAGTCAAACACCCAAGAACTCTGTGATAAACTCAATCTGAACCTCCAGGACCTTAACCCAGATGAAGCTGCACTCTACCAGGAGGTCGTGCAGAGGATCACCCTTGCACTGGATGAAAGCCACCAGAAGAGGACAGCAGCCTTTGAGAACTTTAAGACGAAGGCCTTTGAAGCTGTGGAGGAGCAAGGAGACAGCAGCGGAAAGGAACTCTGGGAGGAAGTGACGGCCAGACTGGGACAGGAAGTGTGTACCTTCAGTTTGGATATACAAGGCAAGGTGGCCGCGCTGAAGATAGCTCTGGCTGGCCACCTCACCTCGGCACAGCCTCCAAGAGATGTGATGACTTCAAAAGTGGACCAGTTCTGTCAGATTTCATCTGTTCATAATCAGCAGTTCATTTCTAATTTAGACCAACATATAATCACTCTACAAGAAAATGTGGGTAATGGTGAGCCGTCTGCTTTTCATCAGACAAACATAGAATCCATACAGGAGGATTTCTCAAGTAGACTTTCTGCACTGTTACAGGACATCGTGCACACCCTAAATTAA
- the zgc:162608 gene encoding apolipoprotein A-IV isoform X1, translating to MMYLHIVILALTFASTTALPLHHDSSQEASWSLQKDNQATDKKDFAKEPNSGMWKNHVVSSDLYSQDSSNPMAAELRYKLSMESERLRALLKQELAELRQRLSPYPSHPKHTLANVREFLAPFTKQLQTALQSNTQELCDKLNLNLQDLNPDEAALYQEVVQRITLALDESHQKRTAAFENFKTKAFEAVEEQGDSSGKELWEEVTARLGQEVCTFSLDIQGKVAALKIALAGHLTSAQPPRDVMTSKVDQFCQISSVHNQQFISNLDQHIITLQENVGNGEPSAFHQTNIESIQEDFSSRLSALLQDIVHTLN from the exons ATGATGTATCTACACATTGTAATATTGGCTTTGACCTTTGCTTCTACAACAG CGCTTCCACTTCATCACGATAGCAGCCAAGAAGCATCATGGAGTTTACAGAAAGACAACCAAGCCACTGACAAGAAAGATTTCGCCAAAGAACCAAA CAGTGGAATGTGGAAGAACCATGTGGTAAGCAGTGACCTTTACTCCCAGGACTCCTCCAACCCCATGGCTGCTGAGCTCAGGTATAAACTGAGCATGGAGTCCGAAAGATTACGAGCCCTTCTGAAGCAGGAGCTCGCCGAGCTGAGACAGAGGCTTTCTCCTTACCCCAGCCACCCGAAACACACCTTGGCCAACGTCAGAGAGTTCCTAGCTCCATTCACAAAGCAGCTCCAGACCGCCCTCCAGTCAAACACCCAAGAACTCTGTGATAAACTCAATCTGAACCTCCAGGACCTTAACCCAGATGAAGCTGCACTCTACCAGGAGGTCGTGCAGAGGATCACCCTTGCACTGGATGAAAGCCACCAGAAGAGGACAGCAGCCTTTGAGAACTTTAAGACGAAGGCCTTTGAAGCTGTGGAGGAGCAAGGAGACAGCAGCGGAAAGGAACTCTGGGAGGAAGTGACGGCCAGACTGGGACAGGAAGTGTGTACCTTCAGTTTGGATATACAAGGCAAGGTGGCCGCGCTGAAGATAGCTCTGGCTGGCCACCTCACCTCGGCACAGCCTCCAAGAGATGTGATGACTTCAAAAGTGGACCAGTTCTGTCAGATTTCATCTGTTCATAATCAGCAGTTCATTTCTAATTTAGACCAACATATAATCACTCTACAAGAAAATGTGGGTAATGGTGAGCCGTCTGCTTTTCATCAGACAAACATAGAATCCATACAGGAGGATTTCTCAAGTAGACTTTCTGCACTGTTACAGGACATCGTGCACACCCTAAATTAA